One genomic segment of Hemibagrus wyckioides isolate EC202008001 linkage group LG08, SWU_Hwy_1.0, whole genome shotgun sequence includes these proteins:
- the bscl2l gene encoding BSCL2 lipid droplet biogenesis associated, seipin, like isoform X1 translates to MEDLNSEGPIIHELNTEISDLLLQIHKVITELGLRIKQKVVQTANVLCVLQLMIFVAIFLYITFYYTFMPTAIFVTPVHFHYSSMLSDSVCSFPVANVSLLKNNRKQVMTPGQPYHITLDLEMPESPTNTELGMFLVKISCYSHEGQTVDASMRTTMLRYRSSLLQTLETLMLLPLMLMGVTEQKQRVLVELYSSYVDSSYKPTIGAVIEIHSQQVQIYKAELYIHAHFGGIRYILYHFPFTSAVVGVMSNFMFLSVIILIGFIQDSTLWPHLHFEKWNKPRERKEDIPEDRNTHSEENYTGAKRPLLDPSEIRSTDNMDSSSDKMGESIFDKEVKKTVKTNYIKKIDE, encoded by the exons ATGGAGGACTTGAATTCTGAGGGCCCTATCATACATGAGCTGAATACAGAGATCAGCGACCTACTGCTCCAAATCCACAAAGTGATAACTGAACTGGGGCTAAGGATCAAACAGAAAGTCGTGCAGACTGCTAATGTCCTGTGTGTACTTCAGCTGATGATATTTGTGGCcatttttctttacatcactttCTATTATACTTTCATGCCTACCGCAATCTTCGTCACTCCTGTGCACTTCCATTACAG CAGCATGCTCTCAGACTCTGTCTGCTCCTTTCCTGTGGCCAACGTCTCACTGCTTAAGAACAACAGGAAACAG GTGATGACGCCTGGACAGCCATATCATATCACACTGGACCTGGAAATGCCAGAGTCTCCAACCAATACGGAACTGGGGATGTTCCTGGTGAAGATATCATGTTACTCCCATGAAGGGCAGACTGTCGATGCTTCAATGCGCACG ACAATGCTACGCTATCGCTCCTCCCTGCTGCAGACTCTGGAGACTCTGATGTTGCTTCCTTTGATGCTGATGGGAGTAACTGAGCAGAAGCAGCGTGTCCTGGTCGAGCTTTACTCTTCCTATGTAGACAGCTCT TATAAGCCTACAATtggtgctgttatagaaatccACTCTCAGCAAGTTCAGATCTACAAAGCAGAGCTCTACATTCATGCTCACTTCGGTGgcatcag GTATATCCTCTATCACTTCCCCTTCACCTCAGCCGTGGTGGGAGTGATGAGTAACTTCATGTTCCTCAGTGTGATTATCCTCATTGGCTTTATACAGGACAGCACCTTGTGGCCACATCTACAT TTTGAAAAATGGAATAAACctagagaaaggaaagaagataTACCAGAAGATAGAAATACACACTCTGAGGAAAACTACACAG GTGCAAAGAGACCTTTGCTGGATCCCTCTGAAATAAGATCAACTGACAACATGGATTCCAGTTCTGACAAGATGGGAGAGTCCATTTTTGACAAAGAAGTGAAGAAGACAGTTAAgacaaattacattaaaaaaatagatgAGTAA
- the bscl2l gene encoding BSCL2 lipid droplet biogenesis associated, seipin, like isoform X2 — MEDLNSEGPIIHELNTEISDLLLQIHKVITELGLRIKQKVVQTANVLCVLQLMIFVAIFLYITFYYTFMPTAIFVTPVHFHYSMLSDSVCSFPVANVSLLKNNRKQVMTPGQPYHITLDLEMPESPTNTELGMFLVKISCYSHEGQTVDASMRTTMLRYRSSLLQTLETLMLLPLMLMGVTEQKQRVLVELYSSYVDSSYKPTIGAVIEIHSQQVQIYKAELYIHAHFGGIRYILYHFPFTSAVVGVMSNFMFLSVIILIGFIQDSTLWPHLHFEKWNKPRERKEDIPEDRNTHSEENYTGAKRPLLDPSEIRSTDNMDSSSDKMGESIFDKEVKKTVKTNYIKKIDE; from the exons ATGGAGGACTTGAATTCTGAGGGCCCTATCATACATGAGCTGAATACAGAGATCAGCGACCTACTGCTCCAAATCCACAAAGTGATAACTGAACTGGGGCTAAGGATCAAACAGAAAGTCGTGCAGACTGCTAATGTCCTGTGTGTACTTCAGCTGATGATATTTGTGGCcatttttctttacatcactttCTATTATACTTTCATGCCTACCGCAATCTTCGTCACTCCTGTGCACTTCCATTACAG CATGCTCTCAGACTCTGTCTGCTCCTTTCCTGTGGCCAACGTCTCACTGCTTAAGAACAACAGGAAACAG GTGATGACGCCTGGACAGCCATATCATATCACACTGGACCTGGAAATGCCAGAGTCTCCAACCAATACGGAACTGGGGATGTTCCTGGTGAAGATATCATGTTACTCCCATGAAGGGCAGACTGTCGATGCTTCAATGCGCACG ACAATGCTACGCTATCGCTCCTCCCTGCTGCAGACTCTGGAGACTCTGATGTTGCTTCCTTTGATGCTGATGGGAGTAACTGAGCAGAAGCAGCGTGTCCTGGTCGAGCTTTACTCTTCCTATGTAGACAGCTCT TATAAGCCTACAATtggtgctgttatagaaatccACTCTCAGCAAGTTCAGATCTACAAAGCAGAGCTCTACATTCATGCTCACTTCGGTGgcatcag GTATATCCTCTATCACTTCCCCTTCACCTCAGCCGTGGTGGGAGTGATGAGTAACTTCATGTTCCTCAGTGTGATTATCCTCATTGGCTTTATACAGGACAGCACCTTGTGGCCACATCTACAT TTTGAAAAATGGAATAAACctagagaaaggaaagaagataTACCAGAAGATAGAAATACACACTCTGAGGAAAACTACACAG GTGCAAAGAGACCTTTGCTGGATCCCTCTGAAATAAGATCAACTGACAACATGGATTCCAGTTCTGACAAGATGGGAGAGTCCATTTTTGACAAAGAAGTGAAGAAGACAGTTAAgacaaattacattaaaaaaatagatgAGTAA
- the si:ch73-22a13.3 gene encoding inositol-trisphosphate 3-kinase A, with translation MKGLELTSRKMSTSTYMADEDESGRSSKAGTVESMRNQLKAEGEKINEFENNYMKEALLASRRSKPKLASAQAVLSSRLEPETIQKEPFVTASGNPKAWEHDSVPIKHKNTKNIADEVSRKNMWRAGQRERWRGKRRERLEGRVEYIEEEDNTTEKEMNQGIRLRHIQRQWRSKEAQDEETEKDVTGLRGAVQGNINMDADMRGTVPHRIFSKVFASSFASSSSSSSSSFNYSSAESDEVFSEGEEMARRKDMRKCRSWRTFLTMMQWSKRRQSSWVQLAGHQGNIQLGEGGEVLKRFNEVEDTCLQALMSDPLHQFVPRYYGHISRDGEDYIRLEDLLSGLKQPVIMDCKMGIRTYQEEEIMKARTKASIRTDMYQKMVKVDPTAPTEEEHAQRGVTKLRYMQWRDSTSSTSTLGFRIEGIMTENGIVRRDFNKTQSKEQVTETLLLFTKKQMHILEAYLTRLDALKETLQQSAFFRNHEVIGGSLLFVHDGPTNKANIWMIDFGKTTPLPSNVHLKHDIPWVEGNREDGYLFGLTSLISLMHIAIREVRKQDLESHHSQTEHIVSEHNQHQPEINDVSSDYSKETTATNHVD, from the exons ATGAAAGGACTGGAGTTGACCTCAAGAAAAATGAGCACGTCAACATATATGGCTGATGAAGACGAATCAGGAAGATCCAGCAAAGCAGGAACTGTGGAGAGTATGAGAAACCAGTTGAaagcagagggagagaaaataaACGAATTTGAAAATAACTACATGAAGGAAGCTCTGCTCGCTAGCCGAAGGTCAAAACCCAAACTTGCTTCCGCTCAGGCTGTTCTCTCATCCAGACTAGAACCAGAGACTATTCAAAAGGAACCGTTTGTGACCGCATCAGGAAATCCCAAGGCCTGGGAACATGACAGCGTGCcgataaaacataaaaatacaaaaaacattgCTGATGAAGTGTCCAGAAAGAATATGTGGAGAGCCGGCCAGAGGGAAAGATGGAgagggaagaggagagagaggctGGAAGGTAGAGTAGAATACATAGAAGAGGAGGACAACACTACTGAGAAAGAAATGAACCAAGGAATTAGATTGAGACACATACAAAGGCAATGGAGATCTAAAGAGGCGCAagatgaagagacagaaaagGATGTGACAGGGCTGAGAGGGGCCGTGCAAGGAAATATCAACATGGATGCAGATATGAGAGGAACAGTCCCTCACCGCATATTCTCAAAGGTTTTTGCCAGCTCTTTCGCATCGtcgtcctcatcatcatcatcatccttcaaCTATTCCTCAGCGGAAAGTGATGAGGTCTTCAGTGAGGGAGAGGAGATGGCGAGGAGGAAAGATATGAGAAAG tgtcGATCCTGGAGGACGTTCTTGACTATGATGCAGTGGTCAAAGCGCAGGCAGAGTTCATGGGTACAGCTGGCTGGACACCAAG GAAACATCCAGCTGGGTGAAGGTGGGGAGGTGCTGAAGAGATTCAACGAGGTGGAGGATACCTGCCTGCAGGCACTCATGTCTGATCCACTCCATCAGTTTGTGCCTCGCTATTACGGGCACATCAGCAGGGACGGAGAGGACTACATCCGTCTCGAGGACCTGCTGAGTGGCCTCAAGCAGCCTGTCATCATGGACTGCAAAATGGGCATTCG CACCTACCAAGAGGAGGAGATTATGAAAGCAAGAACCAAAGCTAGCATCCGAACTGATATGTACCAGAAGATGGTGAAAGTAGATCCTACAGCTCCTACAGAAGAGGAACATGCACAGAGAGGGGTGACAAAGCTGCGCTACATGCAATGGAGAGACAGCACAAGTAGTACCTCAACGCTTGGATTCCGTATCGAAGGCATAATG acaGAGAATGGGATTGTACGTCGGGATTTTAATAAAACTCAGAGCAAAGAACAAGTTACAGAGACCCTGCTATTGTTTACCAAGAAGCAGATGCACATTCTA GAAGCCTACCTGACCAGACTGGATGCGCTGAAAGAGACATTACAGCAGTCTGCCTTTTTTAGAAATCATGAG GTAATAGGTGGCTCTCTCCTTTTTGTCCACGACGGCCCTACCAACAAAGCCAACATATGGATGATTGATTTCGGAAAGACCACTCCATTGCCCAGTAACGTGCATCTGAAACATGACATTCCATGGGTTGAGGGAAACCGGGAAGATGGCTACCTATTTGGACTTACATCCCTCATCTCTTTAATGCATATTGCTATAAGAGAAGTTAGGAAACAAGACCTGGAGAGCCACCACTCACAAACAGAACACATAGTGTCAGAACATAATCAACACCAGCCTGAGATAAATGATGTATCATCAGACTATTCAAAGGAAACTACAGCTACCAACCATGTGGACTGA